A window of the Cucurbita pepo subsp. pepo cultivar mu-cu-16 chromosome LG01, ASM280686v2, whole genome shotgun sequence genome harbors these coding sequences:
- the LOC111803664 gene encoding homeobox-leucine zipper protein HAT5-like, which translates to MTDGLIFNRSPGHSNMLFFGSGDSVLRGPRFAMGMEETSKRRPFFSSPDDLFDDDYYDDQPPEKKRRLTQEQVHLLEISFESENKLEPERKTELANKLGLQPRQVAVWFQNRRARWKTKQLERDYDLLKSSYDSFRSSYDFVVKENERLKAEVASLSEKLLAKEVVESSFQAKKSEPFLEQQILVPVVQHSMKIEDHHSCRSNGSAVLDEDGPHLLDSGDSYLLSNDYNGCVLPVFGMNSEEEDGSDDGQGYFSAVYTTDDQQTNEMNKVKASVNIP; encoded by the exons ATGACGGACGGTTTGATCTTCAACCGGTCTCCAGGTCACAGCAACATGCTGTTTTTCGGGAGTGGCGATTCCGTTCTTCGtg GACCAAGGTTCGCGATGGGGATGGAGGAAACTTCAAAGAGGCGACCCTTTTTCAGCTCACCGGATGACCTGTTCGACGACGACTACTACGATGACCAACCGCCTGAGAAGAAGCGCCGGCTAACTCAAGAGCAG GTGCATCTGCTGGAGATTAGTTTTGAATCAGAAAATAAACTGGAGCCAGAGCGCAAGACTGAGCTAGCAAACAAACTGGGTCTGCAGCCAAGGCAAGTGGCTGTGTGGTTTCAAAATCGCCGAGCTCGATGGAAGACAAAGCAGCTTGAAAGGGACTATGATCTTCTCAAATCTTCATATGATTCCTTTCGTTCGAGCTATGACTTTGTTGTCAAGGAGAATGAAAGGCTCAAAGCCGAG GTAGCTTCTTTATCTGAGAAACTTCTAGCTAAGGAAGTGGTTGAATCCTCGTTTCAAGCTAAGAAATCCGAGCCATTTTTGGAACAACAAATCCTTGTTCCCGTTGTGCAACATAGTATGAAGATTGAGGACCACCATAGTTGCAGGAGCAATGGAAGTGCCGTGCTGGACGAGGATGGTCCTCATCTCTTAGACAGTGGGGATTCGTACCTCCTGAGCAATGACTATAATGGCTGTGTTTTGCCCGTTTTTGGAATGAACtcggaggaggaggatggAAGTGACGATGGTCAGGGTTACTTCTCAGCCGTTTATACAACAGACGATCAGCAGACGAATGAG ATGAATAAGGTTAAGGCTAGTGTGAATATTCCTTAG
- the LOC111800390 gene encoding potassium transporter 8-like, which produces MDPNLIWGYPEKRDSWRTIFTLAYQGLGVVYGDLSTSPLYVYKSTFAENLQHSETNEEVYGVLCFVFWTLTLIPLLKYVFIVLKADDNGEGGTFALYSLLCRHARLSSLPNHQLADEELSAYKRDTPEPTSNFSFSSCLKSTLEKCKVLQRILLVLALIGTCMVIGDGVLTPAISVFSAVSGVELSMAKEHHQYIKVPLACAILVFLFALQHYGTHRVGFLFAPVVIVWLLCISAIGLYNIFYWNPLVYKALSPYYMYKFLKKTKKQGWMALGGVLLCITGSEAMFADLGHFSPFSIKLAFTFVVYPSLVLAYMGQAAYLSKHHNLDNDYRIGFYVSVPERVRWPVLAIAILAAVVGSQAIITGTFSIIKQCSSLGCFPRVKIVHTSSKIHGQIYIPLINWILMILCLAVTIGFRETERLGNAAGLAVITVMLVSTCLMSLVIVLCWHRSVFLAIAFLVFFGSIEALYFSASLMKFFEGAWVPIALSLTFLVVMYVWHYGTLKKYEADVENKVPINWLLGIGPKIGIVRVRGIGLVHTELVSGIPSIFSHFVTNVPAFHQILVFLCIKSVTMPHVRPEERFLVGRVGPKEYRLYRCIARYGYRDVHKDDLEFERDLACSIAEFIRSEKTECNTFRHEDLDDNDDNERMRVIGTSSTQLNGIQMCENESCSLPIIISNSEIRSERLRKKRVRFVLSESTKMDVDTRRELQELMEAREAGMAFIMGHSYVKAKKGSGWMKKVVLNYGYDFLRKNSRGPSYALSIPNASTLEVGMVYYV; this is translated from the exons ATGGATCCGAACTTGATCTGGGGTTATCCTGAAAAG AGGGATTCATGGAGGACAATTTTCACTTTGGCTTATCAGGGTTTGGGGGTTGTTTATGGGGATTTGAGCACTTCTCCGCTGTATGTGTACAAAAGCACTTTTGCAGAAAATCTTCAGCACTCTGAGACGAATGAGGAGGTTTATGGGGTTCTTTGCTTTGTGTTTTGGACTTTGACACTTATCCCTTTACTTAAATATGTGTTCATAGTTCTTAAAGCTGATGATAATGGCGAAGGGGGAACTTTTGCTCTGTATTCACTGCTCTGCCGCCATGCTCGCCTTAGCTCCCTTCCAAATCACCAGCTTGCAGATGAGGAGCTTTCTGCTTATAAAAGAGATACACCTGAACCCACTAGTAATTTTAGTTTCAGTTCTTGTTTGAAATCAACTCTGGAGAAATGTAAAGTTTTGCAGAGAATCTTGCTTGTTCTTGCCTTGATTGGGACTTGCATGGTTATCGGTGATGGAGTTCTCACACCAGCAATTTCAG TCTTTTCAGCTGTGTCAGGGGTTGAGTTATCCATGGCTAAGGAACATCACCAAT ATATTAAAGTCCCTCTGGCATGTGCCATTCTGGTATTCTTGTTTGCATTGCAACATTACGGGACGCATCGGGTCGGGTTCCTGTTTGCTCCAGTTGTAATTGTATGGCTTCTATGCATCAGTGCCATTGGTTTGTACAATATCTTCTATTGGAATCCTCTTGTTTACAAAGCACTCTCCCCATATTACATGTATAAGTTCttgaaaaaaaccaaaaagcaAGGTTGGATGGCGTTGGGCGGAGTCCTCTTGTGTATAACGG GCTCGGAAGCTATGTTTGCTGATCTTGGACACTTCTCACCTTTTTCTATCAAG CTTGCTTTCACTTTTGTGGTTTATCCATCCTTAGTTCTTGCATATATGGGACAAGCTGCTTATCTTTCTAAGCATCACAATCTCGACAACGATTATCGAATCGGATTCTATGTTTCTGTTCCTG AGAGAGTAAGATGGCCTGTTCTTGCAATAGCAATACTTGCAGCAGTTGTGGGCAGTCAAGCAATCATCACGGGCACGTTTTCGATcatcaaacaatgttcttctTTGGGTTGTTTTCCAAGAGTAAAGATCGTTCATACGTCTTCGAAAATACATGGCCAGATTTACATTCCCCTCATCAACTGGATACTaatgatattatgtttagcTGTTACCATTGGATTTCGAGAGACAGAACGCTTGGGCAATGCAGCAG GGTTGGCAGTTATTACCGTTATGCTAGTCTCGACGTGTCTAATGTCACTTGTTATTGTGTTATGTTGGCATAGAAGTGTCTTCCTAGCCATAGCCTTCCTAGTCTTCTTTGGCTCCATAGAAGCTCTCTACTTTTCTGCCTCTCTTATGAAGTTCTTTGAAGGGGCTTGGGTTCCTATTGCACTTTCACTGACATTCCTTGTGGTTATGTATGTTTGGCACTATGGCACTCTAAAGAAATATGAGGCTGATGTTGAAAACAAAGTCCCTATAAATTGGCTCCTCGGTATAGGTCCCAAAATCGGGATCGTTCGGGTTCGGGGGATCGGCCTTGTACATACCGAACTCGTTTCAGGGAtcccttccattttctctcattttgtcACAAACGTTCCAGCCTTCCACCAAATTCTAGTCTTCCTCTGCATCAAATCTGTCACAATGCCTCATGTGAGACCTGAGGAAAGGTTCTTGGTAGGAAGAGTTGGGCCAAAGGAGTATCGACTCTACCGCTGCATTGCACGATATGGCTACCGTGATGTGCACAAGGACGACTTGGAATTCGAGAGAGACCTTGCCTGCAGCATTGCAGAATTCATCCGATCCGAGAAAACAGAATGCAACACTTTCAGACACGAGGACTTGGACGACAATGACGACAACGAAAGAATGAGAGTGATTGGGACTTCATCAACTCAACTAAACGGTATTCAAATGTGTGAAAACGAATCGTGTTCTTTGCCGATCATCATCAGCAATTCAGAGATAAGGTCGGAGAgattgaggaagaaaagagtaaGATTCGTTCTATCCGAAAGTACGAAAATGGATGTCGATACGAGGAGAGAGCTGCAAGAGTTGATGGAAGCAAGGGAGGCAGGAATGGCATTCATAATGGGACATTCATACGTAAAGGCAAAGAAAGGATCAGGTTGGATGAAGAAGGTTGTGCTTAATTATGGGTATGATTTCTTGAGGAAAAACTCAAGAGGCCCATCTTATGCTTTGAGTATTCCTAATGCTTCTACTCTTGAGGTTGGTATGGTTTATTATGTTTAA
- the LOC111795373 gene encoding uncharacterized protein LOC111795373 gives MARISVAFALVFLLLFGGVSPASASPPGKIVRGVVSNVVSSLVKKLWSMKSTAKTAVSSRSMMKFESGYTVETVFDGSKLGIDPYSVEMSPSGELLILDAENSNIYKISMPLSRYSRPKLVSGSAEGYPGHVDGHPREARMNHPKGLTLDERGNIYIADTMNMAIRKISDTGVTTIAGGRWNQGSGHIDGPSEDAKFSNDFDVVYVGSSCSLLVIDRGNKAIREIELNYDDCNTQYADSLNLGVVLLVAAGLFGYLLALLQRRVQAVLSSPKDEDVRSHQMKKAAQAAQYQRPPLKSVRPSLIPSEDEPEKLEEGFFGSLGRLFVNSGSSVADIVGGFLPGFRRKPLNNQIHQQFQQVNRHPNSWPLQESFVIPDEDEPPSIETKTPTIKKTYPFMTQDLDRSHQFKPNRNYFNGWDNGGEFHQQQQQPQQIHHQQQQIQQQPQQQQIQQQQQMQHHQQHHYQQYQQYHHRQYSAGPTTYYEKNCETKEIVFGAVQEQDGRREAMVIKAVDYGDPRYNHHNIRARYNYTGNPNSY, from the exons ATGGCCAGGATTTCCGTTGCTTTTGCTCtcgtttttcttcttctttttggtgGGGTTTCTCCTGCTTCTGCTTCGCCTCCTGGAA AAATTGTTCGTGGGGTTGTTTCCAATGTGGTTTCTTCTCTTGTGAAGAAGTTATGGTCGATGAAATCCACTGCCAAAACTG CTGTTTCCAGCCGTTCgatgatgaaattcgagagtGGATATACGGTTGAGACGGTGTTCGATGGCAGTAAGCTGGGAATCGATCCTTATTCGGTCGAGATGTCGCCTAGTGGGGAGTTGCTGATCTTAGATGCTGAAAACAGTAACATCTATAAGATCTCAATGCCATTGTCTCGAT ATAGCAGACCAAAACTGGTTTCAGGATCTGCAGAAGGATACCCCGGACATGTCGATGGCCATCCAAGAGAAGCGAGGATGAATCATCCAAAAGGGCTTACTTTGGATGAAAGGGGAAATATATACATTGCAGATACAATGAATATGGCTATCAGGAAGATTAGTGACACTG GGGTTACAACTATTGCTGGTGGAAGATGGAACCAAGGGAGTGGTCATATTGATGGTCCTAGTGAAGATGCAAAGTTCTCAAATGATTTTGATGTTGTTTATGTGGGAAGTAGCTGCTCTCTTTTGGTTATAGACAGAGGAAACAAGGCGATTCGAGAGATTGAACTTAACTACGACGACTGCAATACTCAATACGCTGATAGTCTCAACTTGG GGGTAGTGTTGTTGGTCGCTGCTGGTTTGTTCGGCTATCTGCTTGCTCTGCTCCAACGTAGAGTGCAAGCAGTGCTTTCTTCACCAAAG GATGAGGATGTAAGAAGTCATCAAATGAAGAAGGCTGCACAAGCTGCCCAATATCAAAGACCTCCTCTCAAATCAGTCAGGCCTTCCTTGATTCCAAGTGAAGATGAACCAGAGAAACTGGAGGAAGGATTCTTCGGTTCGCTTGGGAGGCTTTTCGTCAACAGTGGCTCGTCTGTAGCCGATATCGTTGGGGGATTTTTGCCTGGATTTCGAAGGAAGCCTCTCAATAACCAGATCCATCAGCAGTTTCAACAAGTCAACAGACATCCAAACTCTTGGCCCTTGCAAGAAAGTTTTGTGATTCCAGATGAAGACGAGCCACCATCCATTGAAACGAAAACTCcgacaataaaaaaaacgtaTCCATTTATGACACAAGACCTCGATCGATCTCATCAGTTCAAGCCAAACAGAAACTACTTCAATGGGTGGGACAATGGTGGTGAATTCCATCAACAGCAGCAACAGCCGCAGCAGATACATCATCAACAGCAGCAGATACAGCAGCAGCCGCAGCAGCAGCAAatacagcagcagcagcagatgCAACATCATCAGCAGCATCATTATCAGCAATATCAGCAATATCACCATCGACAATACTCTGCAGGCCCGACAACATACTACGAGAAGAATTGCGAGACGAAAGAAATTGTGTTTGGTGCAGTTCAAGAACAAGATGGACGCCGTGAAGCTATGGTGATCAAGGCTGTTGATTATGGAGATCCAAGATATAACCATCACAACATTCGAGCTCGATACAACTATACTGGTAATCCCAACTCTTATTga
- the LOC111795361 gene encoding folylpolyglutamate synthase-like isoform X1 gives MEEGMGALKYSRTAYEEALDVLSSLIVSRRRCDKSGDRFELMFEYVKMLDLEESMSKMKVIHVAGTKGKGSTCTFTESILRKCGFHTGLFTSPHLIDIRERFRLDGIDISEEKFLAYFWWCYNRLKEKTSEDVPMPHLFRFLALLAFKIFSDEQVDVAILEVGLGGTFDATNVVQAPIVCGIASLGYDHTELLGNTLGAIASEKAGIFKRGAPAFTVCQPDEAMHVLRDKASQLDVQLTVVPSLDPELLQGHKLGLEGEHQYLNARLAIALSSTWLHRTGHSNLSYKEQSGSLPEQFIEGLTTASFEGRAQIVPDRYNDIESPEDLVFYLDGAHSPESMVVCSSWFCAAIKHNQEGILDHQLDDNGTSSNKLLQGYDNDEARKKSVQVLLFNCMSVRDPQLLLQPLIKTCANNGVHFKKAVFVPNTSVFNKVGTHGLAEANGEVDLSWQFHVRRVWENIIQSEKGGDSQGIGTMVEEESEKPEVSGKCCENSAVFSSLPMAIKWLRDSVLQQNRSIRLQVLVTGSLHLVGDVLKLIK, from the exons ATGGAGGAAG GTATGGGAGCATTGAAATACTCGCGGACAGCCTATGAAGAGGCATTGGATGTACTGTCCTCGTTGATTGTCAGCCGTAGACGCTGTGATAAATCTGGAGATCGGTTTGAGTTGATGTTTGAGTATGTAAAG ATGCTTGATTTAGAGGAGTCCATGTCGAAAATGAAGGTCATCCATGTAGCTGGCACCAAAGGCAAG GGATCCACGTGCACCTTTACCGAATCCATATTGCGTAAATGTGGCTTCCACACTGGCCTTTTCACTTCTCCTCACCTTATTGATATCCGAGAAAGATTTCGCTTGGATGG CATCGACATCAGTGAAGAGAAATTTTTAGCCTATTTCTGGTGGTGTTATAATAGGCTAAAG GAAAAAACTAGCGAGGATGTACCGATGCCTCACTTGTTTCGCTTCCTAGCGTTACTTGCGTTCAAAATTTTTTCAGATGAACAG GTGGATGTAGCTATCTTGGAGGTTGGTTTAGGTGGAACTTTTGATGCTACCAATGTG GTCCAGGCACCCATTGTGTGTGGTATAGCTTCTCTGGGTTACGACCACACGGAACTTCTTG GAAACACTCTTGGTGCGATAGCTTCGGAGAAAGCTGGTATCTTCAAG CGTGGGGCTCCAGCTTTTACTGTATGTCAACCTGATGAAGCCATGCATGTGCTTAGAGATAAAGCTTCCCAGTTGGAT GTACAACTTACAGTAGTGCCATCGTTGGATCCGGAGCTTCTACAAGGTCATAAACTCGGGCTTGAAGGCGAGCACCAGTATCTAAATGCTCGTCTTGCTATTGCGCTATCCTCCACTTGGCTTCACAGGACCGGCCATTCCAATCTGTCGTACAAGGAACAGAGC GGGTCTTTGCCTGAGCAGTTCATAGAAGGGCTAACCACTGCCAGCTTTGAAGGGCGAGCTCAGATTGTTCCTGATAGATATAATGATATTGAATCCCCGGAAGATCTTGTCTTTTATTTGGATGGAGCCCATAGTCCTGAGAGCATGGTGGTTTGCAGTAGCTGGTTTTGTGCTGCAATAAAACATAACCAGGAAGGGATCTTAGATCATCAGTTGGATGATAATGGTACatcttcaaataaacttcTTCAAGGATATGATAATGATGAGGCAAGGAAGAAATCTGTGCAG GTGCTATTGTTCAATTGTATGTCGGTACGAGATCCACAATTGCTTCTTCAACCTCTAATCAAAACGTGCGCAAATAATG GGGTCCACTTCAAGAAGGCAGTCTTTGTTCCAAATACATCAGTGTTCAACAAGGTTGGAACCCATGGTTTAGCAGAAGCAAATGGTGAAGTAGACCTTTCTTGGCAGTTCCATGTTCGAAGGGTGTGGGAAAACATCATCCAATCTGAGAAAG GAGGCGATTCTCAAGGCATTGGTACCatggttgaagaagaaagtgaaaaacCAGAAGTGAGTGGTAAGTGCTGCGAGAACAGCGCAGtgttttcttctctcccaATGGCCATTAAATGGCTCCGGGATAGTGTTCTGCAGCAGAACAGGTCCATTCGGCTTCAG GTTCTTGTGACTGGTTCTTTACATCTTGTGGGAGATGTGTTGAAATTAATCAAGTGA
- the LOC111795361 gene encoding folylpolyglutamate synthase-like isoform X2, which translates to MEEGMGALKYSRTAYEEALDVLSSLIVSRRRCDKSGDRFELMFEYVKMLDLEESMSKMKVIHVAGTKGKGSTCTFTESILRKCGFHTGLFTSPHLIDIRERFRLDGIDISEEKFLAYFWWCYNRLKEKTSEDVPMPHLFRFLALLAFKIFSDEQVDVAILEVGLGGTFDATNVVQAPIVCGIASLGYDHTELLGNTLGAIASEKAGIFKRGAPAFTVCQPDEAMHVLRDKASQLDVQLTVVPSLDPELLQGHKLGLEGEHQYLNARLAIALSSTWLHRTGHSNLSYKEQSGSLPEQFIEGLTTASFEGRAQIVPDRYNDIESPEDLVFYLDGAHSPESMVVCSSWFCAAIKHNQEGILDHQLDDNGTSSNKLLQGYDNDEARKKSVQVLLFNCMSVRDPQLLLQPLIKTCANNGVHFKKAVFVPNTSVFNKVGTHGLAEANGEVDLSWQFHVRRVWENIIQSEKGIGTMVEEESEKPEVSGKCCENSAVFSSLPMAIKWLRDSVLQQNRSIRLQVLVTGSLHLVGDVLKLIK; encoded by the exons ATGGAGGAAG GTATGGGAGCATTGAAATACTCGCGGACAGCCTATGAAGAGGCATTGGATGTACTGTCCTCGTTGATTGTCAGCCGTAGACGCTGTGATAAATCTGGAGATCGGTTTGAGTTGATGTTTGAGTATGTAAAG ATGCTTGATTTAGAGGAGTCCATGTCGAAAATGAAGGTCATCCATGTAGCTGGCACCAAAGGCAAG GGATCCACGTGCACCTTTACCGAATCCATATTGCGTAAATGTGGCTTCCACACTGGCCTTTTCACTTCTCCTCACCTTATTGATATCCGAGAAAGATTTCGCTTGGATGG CATCGACATCAGTGAAGAGAAATTTTTAGCCTATTTCTGGTGGTGTTATAATAGGCTAAAG GAAAAAACTAGCGAGGATGTACCGATGCCTCACTTGTTTCGCTTCCTAGCGTTACTTGCGTTCAAAATTTTTTCAGATGAACAG GTGGATGTAGCTATCTTGGAGGTTGGTTTAGGTGGAACTTTTGATGCTACCAATGTG GTCCAGGCACCCATTGTGTGTGGTATAGCTTCTCTGGGTTACGACCACACGGAACTTCTTG GAAACACTCTTGGTGCGATAGCTTCGGAGAAAGCTGGTATCTTCAAG CGTGGGGCTCCAGCTTTTACTGTATGTCAACCTGATGAAGCCATGCATGTGCTTAGAGATAAAGCTTCCCAGTTGGAT GTACAACTTACAGTAGTGCCATCGTTGGATCCGGAGCTTCTACAAGGTCATAAACTCGGGCTTGAAGGCGAGCACCAGTATCTAAATGCTCGTCTTGCTATTGCGCTATCCTCCACTTGGCTTCACAGGACCGGCCATTCCAATCTGTCGTACAAGGAACAGAGC GGGTCTTTGCCTGAGCAGTTCATAGAAGGGCTAACCACTGCCAGCTTTGAAGGGCGAGCTCAGATTGTTCCTGATAGATATAATGATATTGAATCCCCGGAAGATCTTGTCTTTTATTTGGATGGAGCCCATAGTCCTGAGAGCATGGTGGTTTGCAGTAGCTGGTTTTGTGCTGCAATAAAACATAACCAGGAAGGGATCTTAGATCATCAGTTGGATGATAATGGTACatcttcaaataaacttcTTCAAGGATATGATAATGATGAGGCAAGGAAGAAATCTGTGCAG GTGCTATTGTTCAATTGTATGTCGGTACGAGATCCACAATTGCTTCTTCAACCTCTAATCAAAACGTGCGCAAATAATG GGGTCCACTTCAAGAAGGCAGTCTTTGTTCCAAATACATCAGTGTTCAACAAGGTTGGAACCCATGGTTTAGCAGAAGCAAATGGTGAAGTAGACCTTTCTTGGCAGTTCCATGTTCGAAGGGTGTGGGAAAACATCATCCAATCTGAGAAAG GCATTGGTACCatggttgaagaagaaagtgaaaaacCAGAAGTGAGTGGTAAGTGCTGCGAGAACAGCGCAGtgttttcttctctcccaATGGCCATTAAATGGCTCCGGGATAGTGTTCTGCAGCAGAACAGGTCCATTCGGCTTCAG GTTCTTGTGACTGGTTCTTTACATCTTGTGGGAGATGTGTTGAAATTAATCAAGTGA
- the LOC111795380 gene encoding uncharacterized protein LOC111795380, with translation MSVSQSPDLSSDVNGFHTDDLLHEAAFASRGCCFWLPCLRSSPSKSWWERIRAADNDDEWWLRGWKRFRDWSEIVAGPKWKTFIRQFHKNRHRQSTYRYDPLSYALNFDEGPALDDPFSEDFMRRDFSMRFASIPASAKSSMDLGKDGPSFI, from the coding sequence ATGTCTGTTTCTCAATCTCCTGACCTTTCTTCCGACGTTAATGGCTTCCACACCGATGACCTTCTTCATGAGGCTGCCTTCGCCAGCCGTGGCTGCTGCTTCTGGCTTCCTTGCCTGAGGTCTAGTCCCTCCAAGTCCTGGTGGGAGAGGATTAGGGCTGCCGATAATGACGACGAGTGGTGGCTTCGAGGCTGGAAGAGGTTCCGCGATTGGTCCGAAATCGTTGCCGGCCCTAAATGGAAGACGTTCATTCGTCAATTTCACAAGAATCGCCATCGCCAATCTACTTACCGTTACGATCCGCTCAGTTACGCTCTCAACTTCGACGAAGGTCCAGCTCTCGACGATCCTTTCAGCGAGGACTTCATGCGCCGCGACTTCTCCATGCGATTCGCCTCCATTCCGGCCTCCGCCAAGTCGTCCATGGACCTCGGCAAGGATGGACCGTCCTTCATTTGA
- the LOC111809838 gene encoding RING-H2 finger protein ATL46-like → MTRIRHQIFQKDGFLSYPPPMPPSSSSPFDVIYNKEPTPPAAPSATSSGTRISPAVLFIIVILAVLFFISGLLHLLVRFLIKHPSSSSSSQSNRNPELSPSDALQRQLQQLFHLHDSGLDQAFIDALPVFKYKEIVGLKEPFDCAVCLCEYSEKDQLRLLPMCSHAFHVNCIDTWLLSNSTCPLCRGTLFNPGFSIENPMFDFDELGEEAECVGNADHRLPNCQKRMEIQEVVNEKGGFPVKLGKFRRMNIAEAVETEVGETSSSNLDARRCYSMGSYQYVVIDAELRVPLSRAQQEGDHKQPFKGTEPKGIADLDGKKLNSVAKGESYSVSKIWLWSKKGKHLSSTEPQIGMDSSLNTDLPWLRQTQGPS, encoded by the coding sequence ATGACTCGGATTCGGCATCAAATCTTTCAGAAAGATGGATTTCTGAGCTACCCTCCTCCTATGccgccttcttcttcttccccttttgaTGTAATTTACAATAAGGAACCTACCCCACCAGCAGCGCCATCTGCAACCTCGTCCGGTACGAGGATAAGTCCAGCAGTTCTTTTTATCATAGTGATTTTGGCtgttctgttcttcatttctggTCTGCTCCATCTTCTTGTTAGATTCCTTATAAAGCACCCATCTTCCTCATCCTCCTCTCAATCCAACAGAAACCCAGAACTGTCTCCTTCTGATGCACTTCAAAGACAGCTTCAGCAGCTCTTCCATCTCCATGATTCTGGTTTAGATCAAGCTTTTATAGACGCACTTCCTGTTTTTAAGTATAAGGAGATAGTGGGGCTTAAGGAGCCATTTGATTGTGCTGTTTGCTTGTGTGAGTATTCTGAGAAGGACCAACTCAGATTACTTCCTATGTGCAGCCATGCCTTCCATGTTAATTGTATAGACACTTGGCTCTTGTCGAATTCGACATGCCCTCTTTGTCGAGGAACGTTATTTAACCCTGGTTTCTCGATCGAAAATCCAATGTTCGATTTCGATGAACTGGGAGAAGAAGCTGAATGTGTTGGTAATGCAGATCATAGGTTGCCTAATTGTCAAAAAAGAATGGAGATTCAAGAGGTAGTGAATGAAAAAGGAGGTTTCCCAGTGAAGCTTGGAAAATTCAGAAGAATGAACATAGCTGAGGCTGTAGAGACCGAAGTTGGAGAGACCAGTAGTAGCAACTTGGATGCTAGGAGATGTTACTCAATGGGATCATATCAATACGTTGTTATAGACGCTGAGCTCAGAGTTCCCTTGTCTAGAGCTCAACAAGAGGGTGACCATAAACAGCCCTTCAAAGGTACAGAACCAAAGGGCATTGCAGATTTGGATGGGAAGAAGCTGAATAGTGTAGCTAAAGGAGAGAGTTACTCTGTTTCGAAGATCTGGCTTTGGTCTAAAAAGGGGAAGCATCTGAGTTCTACTGAGCCGCAGATAGGTATGGATTCTTCTCTTAATACAGACTTGCCATGGTTGAGGCAAACACAAGGGCCATCATAA
- the LOC111788905 gene encoding WAT1-related protein At3g28050-like, translated as MAGSYFMEGVLPFPAMVTMECINVGLNTLFKAATASGMSHHVFIVYSYSLAAFFLLPSPFISRRSTRLPPLNFSILSKIALLGLIGSCSQIMGYTGINYSSPTLASAISNLVPAFTFILAIIFRMEKVVMKSSSSQAKVMGTIISISGAFVVTLYKGPRVIFSSPPTSLSLHHPLTSSDSNWVIGSLLLTAEYILVPLWYIVQTKIMKEYPEEATVIFFYNITVAFIAAVVGVILETDPSAWILRQNTALASVLCSGLFGSCLNNTVHTWALRLKGPVFVAMFKPLSIVVAIVMGVLFLGDSLYLGSLIGASIISIGFYTVMWGKTREEVGDEEEKERHSHNVSDDKEPHEDQKVPLLGNYNTQRYSSDHV; from the exons ATGGCGGGAAGTTACTTTATGGAAGGCGTTCTGCCATTTCCGGCGATGGTAACCATGGAGTGCATCAACGTCGGTCTCAACACTCTTTTCAAAGCCGCCACCGCCTCCGGCATGAGCCACCACGTCTTCATCGTTTATTCTTACTCCCTCGCcgccttcttcctcctcccttCTCCCTTCATCTCTCGCAg ATCCACGCGGCTTCCACCGCTCAATTTCTCTATACTCTCGAAGATCGCTCTTCTCGGACTCATCGG TTCTTGTTCGCAGATAATGGGATACACGGGAATCAATTACAGTTCTCCGACTCTTGCTTCCGCCATCAGCAACCTTGTTCCTGCTTTCACTTTCATTCTCGCCATCATTTTCAG GATGGAGAAAGTGGTGATGAAGAGCAGTAGCAGTCAAGCAAAAGTAATGGGCACCATAATATCCATATCAGGTGCATTTGTAGTGACGCTTTACAAGGGTCCAAGGGTCATATTCTCTTCACCACCCACATCTCTTTCCCTCCATCATCCACTTACCTCTTCAGATTCTAATTGGGTCATTGGCAGCCTTCTCTTGACTGCTGAATATATCTTGGTTCCACTTTGGTACATTGTTCAG ACAAAAATAATGAAGGAATACCCAGAAGAGGCAACAGTGATCTTCTTCTACAACATAACTGTGGCCTTCATAGCTGCAGTTGTAGGCGTGATCTTAGAGACAGATCCAAGTGCTTGGATTTTGAGGCAAAATACAGCGTTGGCCTCTGTTTTATGCTCC GGACTTTTTGGATCATGTTTGAATAATACAGTTCATACATGGGCACTCCGGTTGAAAGGGCCGGTGTTTGTAGCGATGTTTAAGCCATTGTCGATTGTCGTCGCCATTGTAATGGGTGTTCTGTTTCTTGGTGATTCTCTATATCTTGGAAG TCTTATTGGAGCATCCATAATTTCCATAGGGTTTTATACTGTAATGTGGGGAAAAACAAGAGAAGAAGTGggcgatgaagaagaaaaagaaaggcatAGCCATAATGTTAGTGATGACAAGGAACCACATGAAGATCAGAAAGTACCTCTTCTTGGAAACTACAACACACAGAGATACAGTTCAGATCATGTATGA